A part of Vulpes vulpes isolate BD-2025 chromosome 15, VulVul3, whole genome shotgun sequence genomic DNA contains:
- the LOC112920005 gene encoding creatine kinase U-type, mitochondrial, whose translation MAGPFSRLLSARPGLRLLALAGAGSLAAGFLLRPEPVRAASERRRLYPPSAEYPDLRKHNNCMASHLTPAVYARLCDKTTPTGWTLDQCIQTGVDNPGHPFIKTVGMVAGDEETYEVFAELFDPVIQERHNGYDPRTMKHTTDLDASKIRSGYFDERYVLSSRVRTGRSIRGLSLPPACTRAERREVERVVVDALSGLKGDLAGRYYRLSEMTEAEQQQLIDDHFLFDKPVSPLLTAAGMARDWPDARGIWHNNEKSFLIWVNEEDHTRVISMEKGGNMKRVFERFCRGLKEVERLIQERGWEFMWNERLGYILTCPSNLGTGLRAGVHIKLPLLSKDSRFPKILENLRLQKRGTGGVDTAATGSVFDISNLDRLGKSEVELVQLVIDGVNYLIDCERRLERGQDIRVPPPLVHNKH comes from the exons ATGGCTGGTCCCTTCTCTCGTCTGCTGTCCGCTCGCCCGGGGCTCAGGCTCCTCGCTTTGGCTGGAGCTGGGTCTCTAGCCGCTGGGTTTCTGCTCCGCCCGGAACCTGTAAGAGCCGCCAGTGAACGACGGAGGCTGTATCCCCCAAG CGCTGAGTACCCAGACCTACGAAAGCACAACAACTGCATGGCCAGTCACCTGACCCCAGCAGTCTATGCCCGGCTCTGCGACAAGACCACACCCACTGGTTGGACGCTAGATCAGTGTATCCAGACTGGCGTGGACAACCCCGGCCACCCCTTCATCAAGACTGTGGGCATGGTAGCTGGAGATGAGGAGACCTATGAG GTATTTGCTGAGCTGTTTGATCCTGTGATACAAGAACGACACAATGGATATGACCCCCGAACAATGAAACATACCACTGACCTGGATGCCAGCAAG ATCCGTTCTGGCTACTTTGATGAGAGGTATGTATTGTCCTCGAGAGTCAGAACTGGCCGAAGTATCCGCGGACTCAGTCTCCCTCCGGCCTGCACTCGGGCAGAACGACGAGAGGTGGAACGTGTTGTAGTGGATGCATTGAGCGGCCTGAAGGGTGACCTGGCTGGACGTTACTATCGGCTCAGTGAGATGACAGAGGCTGAACAGCAGCAGCTTATTGAT GATCATTTCCTATTTGATAAGCCCGTGTCCCCATTGCTGACTGCAGCTGGAATGGCTCGAGACTGGCCAGATGCTCGTGGGATCTG GCACAACAATGAGAAgagtttcttgatctgggtgaaTGAGGAGGATCATACACGGGTCATCTCCATGGAGAAGGGTGGCAACATGAAGAGAGTGTTTGAAAGATTCTGTCGAGGCCTCAAAGAG GTGGAGCGGCTGATCCAGGAGCGTGGCTGGGAGTTCATGTGGAATGAGCGTTTGGGATACATCTTGACCTGTCCGTCTAACCTGGGCACTGGACTTCGGGCAGGAGTGCACATCAAACTGCCCCTGCTAAGCAAA GACAGCCGCTTCCCAAAGATCCTGGAGAACTTAAGGCTCCAAAAACGTGGTACTGGAGGAGTGGACACAGCTGCCACAGGCAGCGTCTTTGACATCTCTAATTTGGACCGACTGGGCAAGTCAGAG GTGGAGCTGGTGCAGCTGGTCATCGATGGAGTAAACTATTTGATTGATTGTGAACGGCGTCTGGAGAGAGGCCAGGATATCCGCGTCCCTCCACCTCTCGTCCACAATAAGCATTAA
- the STRC gene encoding stereocilin, whose protein sequence is MPATLVSSGIQSLDPDLSLLKSLLSTMDQAPQGSLSRSQFSAFLANISSSFESGRMGEGPVGEPPPLQSPALRLHDFLVTLRGSPDWEPMLGLLGDVLALLGQEQTPRDFLGHQAGVLGGLAEVLLGALVPIGPPTPTRPPCIRDGPSDCVLVADWLPSLLLLLEGTRWQALVQVQPSVDPTNATGLDGREPAPHFLQGLLGLLTPVGELGSEEALWGGLLRTVGAPLYAAFQEGLLRVTDSLRNEVFSILGQPEPDANGQCQGGNLRQLLLWGIRHNLSWDVQALGFLSGSPPPPPALLHCLSTGVPLPRASQPSAHINPRQRRAISVEALCENHSGPAPPYSISNFSIHLLCQHAQPATPQPPPSTAAVCQTAVWYAVSWAPGAQGWLQACHDQFPDQFLEAICSNLSFSALSGPNRRLVKQLCAGLLPPPTNCPEGLPPVPLTPEVFWGCFLENETLWAERLCGEAGLQAVPPSNQAWVQHVCQGPTPDVTAFPPCHVGPCGERCPDGGNFLIMVCANDTMYEALVPFWPWLAGQCRISRGGNDTCFLEGLLGPLLPSLPPLGPSPLCLAPAPFLLGMLSQLPRCQSSVPALAHSTRLHYLLRLLTFLLGPGAGGTEAQGMLGQALMLSSLPDNCSFWDAFRPEGRRSVLRTVGEYLEREEQLTPPGFEPTASPSSGITKMELLACFSPVLWDLLQREKSVWALQILVQAYLHMPPENLQQLVLSAEREAAQGFLTLMHRSWAQLQVPPSEEQALGRLTALLLQRYPRLTSQLFIDLSPLIPFLAVSDLMRFPPSLLANDSVLAAIRDYSPGMRPEQKEALAKRLLAPELFGEVPAWSQELLWAVLPLLPHLPLENFLQLSPHQIQALEDSWPAAGLGPGHARHVLRSLVNQSVQDGEEQVRRLGPLACFLSPEELQSLVPLSDPMGPVERGLLECAANGTLSPQGRVAYELLGVLRSSGGAVLSPLELRVWAPLFPQLGLRFLQELSEPQLRAMLPALQGTSVTPAQAVLLLGRLLPRHDLSLEELCSLHPLLPGLSSQTLQAIPRRVLIGACSCLAPELSRLSACQTAALLQTFRVKDGVKNIGTTGASAAVCIPGQPIPTTWPDCLLPLLPLKLLQLDSKALLANRRRYRDLPWSEQQAQFLWKKMQVPTNLTLRNLQALGTLAGGMSCEFLQQINLMADFLEVVHMIYQLPTGVRGSLRACIWAELQRKMTMPEPELATLGSELSGLDTKLLLDLPVHLMDRLSNESIMLMVELVRRAPEQLLALTPLHRVALAERALQNLAPKETTVSREVLETLGPLVGFLGIESTRRIPLPILLAHLNQLQGFCLGEPFATELGWLLSQEPILGKPELWSEGEVEQAGRLVLTLSTEAISLIPREALGPETLERLLEKQQSWEQSRVGQLCGTPQLAPKKAALVAGVVRPTAEDLSEPVPNCADVRGTFPAAWSATQIAEMELSDFEDCLALFAGDPGLGPEELRAAMGKAKQLWGPPRGFRPEQILQLGRLLIGLGERELQELILVDWGVLSTLGQIDGWSSIQLRVVVSSFLRQSGWHVSHLDFLHLTALGYTLCGLRPEELQHISSWEFSQAALFLGNLHLQCSEKQLEVLAQLLVLPGGFGPVSNWGPEIFTEIGTIAAGIPDLALSALLQEQIQGLTPLAISVIPAPKFAVVFSPTQLSSLTSVQAMAVTPEQMAFLSPEQRRAVVWAQHEGKESPEQQGRSTAWGLQDWSQPSWAMALTICFLGNLL, encoded by the exons ATGCCAG CAACTCTGGTCTCTAGTGGGATTCAGTCCCTGGACCCTGATCTCTCCCTCCTGAAGTCATTGCTCTCCACTATGGACCAGGCTCCCCAGGGGTCTCTCAGCCGCTCACAGTTCTCTGCATTTCTGGccaacatttcttcttcctttgagtCTGGGAGAATGGGGGAGGGACCTGTGGGGGAGCCCCCACCTCTCCAGTCCCCTGCCCTCCGGCTCCATGACTTCCTAGTGACACTGAGAGGAAGCCCAGACTGGGAACCAATGCTAGGGCTGCTGGGGGATGTGCTGGCActgctggggcaggagcagaCCCCCAGGGACTTCCTGGGACACCAGGCAGGTGTGCTGGGTGGACTCGCAGAGGTGCTTCTAGGAGCCTTAGTTCCCATAGGACCCCCTACCCCTACCCGGCCCCCCTGTATCCGTGATGGGCCCTCTGACTGCGTCCTGGTGGCTGACTGGTTGCCttctttgctgttgttgttagaGGGTACACGCTGGCAGGCCCTGGTACAGGTGCAGCCCAGTGTGGACCCCACCAATGCCACAGGCCTTGATGGGAGGGAGCCAGCACCCCACTTTTTGCAGGGTCTGTTGGGTTTGCTCACCCCAGTAGGGGAACTGGGCTCTGAAGAGGCTCTTTGGGGAGGTCTGCTGCGCACAGTGGGGGCCCCGCTCTATGCTGCCTTCCAGGAGGGGCTGCTCCGTGTCACTGATTCCCTACGGAATGAAGTCTTCTCCATTCTGGGGCAACCAGAGCCTGATGCCAATGGGCAGTGCCAGGGAG GCAACCTTCGGCAGCTGCTCTTATG GGGCATCCGGCACAACCTTTCCTGGGATGTCCAGGCGCTGGGCTTTCTGTCTGGatcgccacccccaccccctgccctcctccactgCCTGAGCACAGGTGTGCCTCTGCCCAGGGCTTCCCAGCCCTCAGCCCACATCAACCCTCGCCAACGGCGAGCCATCTCTGTGGAGGCCCTCTGCGAGAACCACTCAGGCCCAGCGCCACCCTACAGCATTTCCAACTTCTCCATCCACTTGCTCTGCCAGCACGCCCAGCCCgccaccccgcagccccctcccagcACCGCTGCCGTCTGCCAGACAGCTGTGTGGTATGCAGTGTCATGGGCACCAGGTGCCCAGGGCTGGCTACAGGCTTGCCATGACCAGTTTCCTGATCAGTTCCTGGAGGCAATATGTAGCAACCTCTCCTTTTCAGCCCTGTCTGGCCCCAATCGCCGCTTGGTAAAGCAGCTCTGTGCTGGcctgctcccaccccccactAACTGTCCTGAAGGCCTGCCCCCTGTTCCCCTCACCCCAGAGGTCTTCTGGGGCTGCTTCTTGGAGAATGAGACTCTGTGGGCTGAGCGGCTGTGTGGAGAGGCAGGTCTGCAGGCTGTGCCCCCCAGCAATCAGGCTTGGGTTCAACATGTGTGCCAGGGCCCTACCCCAGATGTCACTGCCTTCCCACCCTGCCATGTTGGACCTTGTGGGGAACGCTGTCCAGATGGAGGCAACTTCCTGATTATGGTCTGTGCCAATGACACCATGTATGAAGCCCTGGTGCCCTTCTGGCCTTGGCTAGCGGGCCAGTGCAGGATAAGTCGAGGGGGCAATGACACTTGCTTCCTAGAGGGGCTACTTGGTCCTCTTCTACCCTCTCTGCCACCACTGGGACCATCCCCCCTGTGCCTggccccagctcccttcctgcttGGCATGCTATCCCAGTTGCCACGCTGTCAGTCCTCTGTGCCAGCCCTTGCCCATTCCACACGCCTGCACTATCTCCTGCGCCTGCTGACCTTTCTCCTGGGTCCAGGGGCCGGAGGGACCGAGGCCCAGGGAATGCTGGGTCAGGCCTTGATGCTCTCCAGTCTCCCAGACAACTGCTCCTTCTGGGATGCCTTTCGCCCAGAGGGCCGGCGTAGTGTGCTGCGGACAGTTGGAGAGTACCTGGAACGGGAGGAACAGCTGACCCCACCGGGCTTTGAACCCACTGCCAGTCCCAGCTCCGGTATAACCAAGATGGAGCTGCTGGCCTGCTTCAGC CCTGTGCTATGGGACCTGCTCCAGAGGGAGAAGAGTGTTTGGGCCCTGCAGATTCTAGTGCAG GCATACCTGCATATGCCACCAGAAAATCTCCAGCAGCTGGTGCTCTCAGCAGAGAGGGAGGCTGCTCAGGGCTTCTTGACGCTCATGCACCGTTCCTGGGCCCAGCTGCAG GTACCACCATCAGAGGAGCAGGCCCTGGGTCGCCTGACTGCCCTGTTGCTCCAGCGATACCCACGCCTCACCTCCCAGCTCTTCATTGACCTGTCACCACTCATCCCCTTCTTGGCTGTCTCTGATCTGATGCGCTTCCCACCATCCCTGTTGGCCAATGATAGTGT CCTGGCTGCCATCCGGGATTACAGTCCAGGAATGAGGCCTGAACAGAAAGAGGCTCTTGCAAAGCGACTGCTGGCCCCTGAGCTATTCGGGGAAGTGCCTGCCTGGTCTCAGGAGCTACTGTGGGCAGTGCTGCCCctgcttccccacctccctctggaAAACTTTCTGCAACTCAGCCCTCATCAG ATCCAGGCCCTAGAGGATAGCTGGCCAGCAGCAGGTCTTGGGCCAGGGCATGCCCGACATGTGCTACGAAGCCTGGTGAACCAGAGTGTCCAGGATGGAGAGGAGCAGGTACGCAG GCTGGGGCCCCTCGCCTGTTTCCTGAGTCCAGAGGAGCTGCAGAGCCTGGTACCCTTGAGTGATCCAATGGGGCCAGTAGAACGGGGGCTGCTGGAATGTGCGGCCAACGGGACCCTCAGCCCACAAGGACGG GTGGCATATGAACTCCTGGGAGTGTTACGTTCATCTGGGGGAGCTGTGCTGAGCCCCCTGGAGCTGCGAGTCTGGGCCCCTCTCTTCCCTCAGCTGGGCCTCCGCTTCCTGCAGGAGCTGTCAGAGCCCCAGCTTAGAGCTATGCTTCCTGCCCTGCAGGGAACCAGTGTCACACCTGCCCAG GCTGTTTTACTGCTTGGACGGCTCCTCCCTAGGCATGAT CTGTCCCTGGAGGAACTCTGCTCTTTGCACCCTCTGCTGCCAGGCCTCAGCTCCCAGACACTCCAGGCCATCCCTCGGCGAGTTCTGATTGGGGCTTGTTCCTGCCTGGCCCCTGAACTATCACGCCTCTCAGCCTGCCAGACCGCAGCGTTGCTGCAGACCTTTCGG GTGAAAGACGGAGTTAAAAACATAGGTACAACAGGTGCCAGCGCAGCTGTGTGTATCCCTGGTCAG CCCATCCCCACCACTTGGCCAGACTGCCTGCTTCCCTTGCTCCCACTAAAGTTGCTGCAGCTGGACTCCAAGGCTCTTTTGGCTAACCGAAGGCGCTACCGGGATCTGCCCTGGTCTGAGCAGCAG gCACAGTTTCTCTGGAAGAAGATGCAGGTGCCCACCAACCTGACACTCAGGAATCTTCA GGCTCTGGGCACCCTGGCAGGGGGCATGTCGTGTGAGTTTCTGCAGCAGATCAACTTGATGGCAGACTTCCTTGAAGTAGTGCACATGATCTATCAGCTACCCACTGGGGTTCGAGGGAGCCTG AGAGCCTGTATCTGGGCAGAGCTACAGCGGAAGATGACCATGCCAGAGCCAGAGCTGGCAACCCTGGGGTCAGAACTGAGTGGGCTAGACACCAAGCTACTTCTGGATTTACC GGTCCATTTGATGGATAGACTGTCCAATGAATCTATTATGTTGATGGTGGAGCTGGTACGAAGAGCTCCAGAGCAGCTGCTGGCACTGACCCCACTCCACCGGGTAGCCCTGGCAGAGAGGGCACTACAAAACTTG GCTCCAAAGGAGACAACAGTCTCAAGGGAAGTGCTGGAGACCTTAGGTCCCTTGGTTGGATTCCTGGGGATAGAGAGTACACGACGGATCCCCCTACCGATCCTGCTGGCCCATCTCAATCAGCTGCAGGGCTTCTGCCTAGGAGAGCCATTTGCCACAGAGCTGGGATGGCTCCTATCACAGGAGCCTATTCTGGG GAAGCCAGAGTTGTGGAGCGAGGGTGAAGTAGAGCAAGCTGGACGCCTAGTACTCACTCTGTCTACTGAAGCTATTTCCTTGATCCCCAGG GAAGCCTTGGGCCCAGAGACCCTGGAGCGGCTCCTagagaagcagcagagctgggagcaGAGCAGAGTTGGACAGCTATGTGGGACGCCACAGCTTGCTCCCAAGAAAGCAGCCTTGGTAGCTGGGGTTGTACGACCTACTGCAGAAGATCTCTCAG AACCTGTGCCAAATTGTGCAGATGTACGGGGAACATTCCCAGCAGCCTGGTCAGCAACCCAGATTGCAGAGATGGAGCTCTCAGACTTTGAGGACTGCCTGGCATTATTTGCAGGAGACCCAGGACTTGGTCCTGAAGAACTACGGGCAGCAATGGGCAAGGCAAAACAG TTGTGGGGTCCTCCCCGGGGATTCCGTCCTGAGCAGATCCTGCAGCTGGGTCGGCTCTTAATAGGTCTAGGAGAGCGGGAACTACAGGAGCTGATCCTAGTGGACTGGGGAGTGCTGAGCACCCTGGGGCAGATAGATGGCTGGAGTTCTATCCAG CTCCGAGTTGTGGTCTCCAGTTTCCTGCGGCAGAGTGGCTGGCATGTGAGCCACCTGGACTTCCTTCACCTGACTGCACTGGGTTACACGCTGTGTGGACTTCGGCCAGAGGAGCTACAGCATATCAGCAGTTGGGAATTTAG CCAAGCAGCTCTCTTCCTGGGCAATCTGCATCTCCAGTGTTCTGAGAAGCAACTGGAAGTTCTGGCCCAGCTCCTTGTGCTTCCTGGTGGTTTTGGCCCTGTCAGCAACTGGGGGCCTGAGATCTTCACTGAAATTGGCACAATAGCAG CAGGGATCCCAGACCTGGCTCTTTCAGCACTGCTGCAGGAACAGATCCAGGGTCTTACCCCTCTTGCTATTTCTGTCATCCCTGCTCCTAAATTTGCT GTGGTGTTCAGCCCCACCCAGCTATCTAGTCTCACAAGTGTTCAGGCTATGGCTGTCACTCCTGAACAAATGGCCTTTCTGAGTCCTGAGCAGCGACGAGCTGTTGTATGGGCCCAGCATGAGGGGAAGGAGAGCCCAGAACAGCAGG GTCGAAGCACAGCCTGGGGCCTTCAGGACTGGTCACAACCCTCCTGGGCCATGGCATTGACCATCTGCTTCCTTGGCAACCTGCTATGA